From a region of the Halomonas sp. HL-93 genome:
- the coaD gene encoding pantetheine-phosphate adenylyltransferase → MQGQRVNIAVYPGTFDPITNGHFDLIERGARMFDKVVIAVAASPGKRPSLDLPTRIELAQAVCASLPNVKVIGFATLLTTMMHEQGATIILRGLRAVSDFEYELQLANMNRAQNPELESVFLTPAVENSYISSTIVREIAKLGGDVSPLVHPKVAETLRKHYTTPPKTPPET, encoded by the coding sequence ATGCAGGGCCAACGCGTCAATATTGCTGTCTATCCGGGTACCTTCGACCCAATCACCAACGGGCATTTCGATCTTATTGAACGCGGCGCCCGCATGTTCGACAAGGTTGTGATCGCCGTCGCCGCAAGTCCCGGCAAACGCCCGAGCCTGGACTTACCCACTCGTATTGAGCTGGCCCAAGCGGTCTGCGCCTCGCTACCCAATGTAAAAGTGATTGGCTTTGCTACCCTACTCACCACCATGATGCACGAACAGGGCGCCACCATTATTTTGCGCGGTTTGCGGGCGGTCTCCGATTTTGAATATGAGCTCCAGTTGGCCAATATGAACCGCGCTCAGAACCCGGAGCTTGAGAGTGTTTTTCTTACCCCAGCGGTGGAAAACTCCTACATTTCCTCCACGATCGTGCGGGAGATTGCCAAGCTTGGCGGCGATGTATCACCGTTGGTCCACCCTAAGGTCGCAGAGACGTTGCGTAAGCACTACACTACGCCCCCTAAGACGCCTCCTGAAACCTAG
- a CDS encoding aminotransferase-like domain-containing protein: MTIWVPSLAEFSGSRYRAIASAIEAAVQTGELLPGERLPPQRRLADALGVTIGTVTRGYAEAERNGWVSARVGSGTYVKSQTQDSAFSLTFPADDSAGVIDLSLSLPPPHPLRQALLSEALLALSQSGAALARGVTYQGAQGRREHREVLARWLNTLGMPLMADELLITQGGQHGISLALSTLLRPGELLAADALTYPGAISAAQQGHLKLVGIGQDSEGMRMDLLEAQCARQPPRAIYLTPEQNNPTGACLSESRRERLVALARRYDIWLLEDGVQYLPAEQRGTPLYKLAPERTLFVFSTAKVLAGGLRIGVLRAPKPLHERLATGLRAQSWMVPPLMVDVVCHWINQSEAEKLLAWQTQELVERQRLAAEWLQGFTLSGRSHSSNVWLTLPEGSRAVELCDRLLQRGVKVSSAEPFCVGSTPAPQAIRLCIGAAADRSELVQALSIVAASLTERPLAPATL, from the coding sequence ATGACAATCTGGGTGCCTTCACTGGCTGAGTTTTCTGGTTCACGCTACCGTGCTATTGCCAGCGCCATTGAGGCTGCTGTTCAGACAGGAGAGCTACTGCCTGGGGAGCGTTTGCCGCCCCAGCGCCGTTTAGCGGATGCGCTAGGTGTGACCATCGGCACGGTTACCCGGGGGTACGCTGAGGCTGAACGCAATGGCTGGGTGTCGGCACGGGTGGGTAGCGGCACCTATGTAAAGAGCCAAACCCAAGACAGTGCTTTTAGCCTGACATTTCCTGCCGATGACTCGGCAGGTGTGATCGATTTAAGCCTTAGCCTGCCGCCTCCCCATCCGCTACGCCAGGCGCTTTTAAGTGAAGCGCTGCTCGCCTTAAGCCAGTCCGGAGCGGCATTAGCGCGCGGCGTTACCTACCAAGGAGCCCAGGGGCGCCGTGAGCATCGCGAGGTGCTCGCTCGCTGGTTAAATACCTTAGGTATGCCATTGATGGCCGATGAACTGCTTATCACCCAGGGCGGCCAGCACGGCATTAGCCTGGCACTCAGCACTCTGCTGCGGCCGGGCGAGCTGCTGGCCGCCGATGCCTTGACCTACCCCGGTGCGATCAGCGCAGCGCAGCAGGGCCATCTTAAGTTGGTAGGCATTGGTCAAGACAGCGAGGGTATGCGTATGGATCTGCTTGAGGCGCAGTGTGCCCGGCAGCCGCCCAGAGCGATTTACCTGACCCCGGAACAGAACAACCCTACCGGTGCGTGTTTAAGCGAATCGCGTCGCGAACGTTTAGTAGCGCTGGCGAGGCGCTACGATATTTGGCTGCTTGAAGATGGCGTGCAGTATCTGCCCGCTGAGCAGCGTGGTACGCCTCTTTATAAACTTGCGCCGGAGCGCACGCTATTTGTGTTTAGTACCGCTAAAGTACTGGCGGGTGGGCTGCGAATTGGCGTGCTGCGTGCACCTAAACCTTTGCACGAGCGGCTCGCGACAGGCCTACGTGCCCAAAGTTGGATGGTGCCGCCGCTAATGGTTGACGTAGTTTGCCACTGGATTAACCAGTCCGAGGCTGAAAAGCTACTCGCCTGGCAAACCCAAGAGCTGGTAGAGCGTCAGCGGTTGGCTGCCGAATGGCTGCAAGGGTTTACCCTCAGCGGTCGTTCACATAGCAGTAATGTCTGGTTGACGCTGCCAGAGGGGAGTCGAGCCGTAGAGCTATGCGACCGGCTACTGCAGCGGGGCGTTAAGGTAAGCAGCGCAGAGCCCTTTTGTGTAGGCAGCACGCCAGCGCCTCAAGCGATTCGTCTCTGCATTGGGGCCGCCGCGGATCGCAGCGAGCTCGTTCAGGCATTGAGTATCGTTGCTGCCTCCCTAACCGAGCGGCCGTTAGCCCCCGCGACGTTGTGA
- a CDS encoding beta-ketoacyl synthase produces the protein MGGINPAGRTSGHQAFRRTVLDALTADQQRQTIEGLATLMRLASPSPQGWNDSTGQPMASPADTLREHILKHTLIRRNEDPRFSAPGLPANRQVSMELAEPLRFRLRRRQLPEHLPSHWQVQDIDPRTVEITVPAGEMDALLPDAQSPKVRAAAQLPTGFDPTSLYRSVHHPRGLAMTVFGASDCLGASGLSWEHLRQQLNPDHIAVYAGNSIGQLDDQGWGGLLKSLVSGQRATSKQMPLGYGQMPADFLNAYVLGSVGGTGAALGACASFLYNLRLGIDDIRAGRRRVVMVGTADAPITPEIIEGFRAMGALADDASLKALDALELLTDTDYQRACRPFARNCGFTMAEASQFVLLMDDALALEVGADILGAVPEVFVNADGYKRSISAPGIGNYITLGKAASLVRNMLGDNALRSRSFLHAHGTSTPKNRITESHVFDEIARANGINDWPVVAIKAFIGHSQGSAAGDQLVSALGSFAHQLLPGIPTLDAVADDVYADRLRFSSIAQPFNVDAAFINAKGFGGNNATGVVLSPAVTERLLTQRHGVEAIRAWKIRRESVRENAAAYLNDADQGHYAPRYQFGEAVLEGPELDIQADRIHIPGYTHAVSLESDNPFGRLDDEEPT, from the coding sequence ATGGGCGGCATCAATCCCGCCGGCAGAACCTCTGGCCATCAGGCCTTCCGCCGCACCGTGCTTGATGCGCTCACCGCTGATCAGCAACGCCAGACAATAGAAGGCCTAGCGACATTGATGCGCTTGGCTTCGCCGTCTCCACAGGGGTGGAACGACAGCACAGGGCAGCCCATGGCGTCCCCAGCTGATACGTTACGCGAACACATTCTCAAGCACACGCTGATTCGCCGCAACGAAGACCCACGCTTTAGTGCGCCTGGGCTGCCGGCCAATCGCCAAGTGAGCATGGAGCTCGCCGAACCACTACGATTTAGGCTCCGTCGCCGGCAATTGCCTGAGCACCTGCCCAGCCATTGGCAGGTACAGGATATCGACCCTCGCACAGTGGAAATAACCGTACCGGCAGGCGAAATGGACGCACTGCTGCCCGATGCGCAGTCCCCGAAGGTGCGCGCGGCAGCCCAGCTACCCACTGGCTTCGACCCCACCAGCCTATACCGCAGCGTGCATCACCCGCGCGGTTTGGCGATGACGGTTTTTGGAGCCAGTGACTGCCTGGGCGCTAGCGGCCTCTCGTGGGAGCACCTGCGTCAACAGTTAAACCCGGACCATATCGCCGTTTACGCGGGTAATTCGATTGGCCAACTTGACGACCAGGGCTGGGGGGGCTTGCTGAAAAGCCTGGTGAGCGGCCAGCGTGCCACCTCGAAACAGATGCCGTTAGGCTACGGCCAAATGCCCGCCGATTTCTTGAATGCTTACGTGCTAGGCAGCGTTGGTGGTACCGGCGCCGCGTTAGGCGCCTGCGCGAGTTTTCTTTACAATCTACGGCTGGGCATTGATGACATTCGCGCTGGCCGGCGCCGCGTAGTGATGGTCGGTACCGCCGATGCGCCAATCACTCCGGAGATTATCGAAGGCTTCCGGGCCATGGGCGCACTGGCCGATGACGCCAGTTTAAAGGCCCTGGATGCTTTAGAACTTCTCACTGACACAGACTACCAGCGCGCTTGTCGCCCGTTTGCGCGCAACTGCGGCTTTACAATGGCCGAGGCCAGCCAATTCGTGCTGCTAATGGACGACGCCCTCGCTCTTGAGGTTGGTGCCGATATTTTAGGTGCTGTGCCAGAGGTATTCGTCAACGCCGACGGCTACAAGCGGTCTATTTCGGCCCCCGGCATCGGCAACTACATTACCTTAGGAAAGGCAGCATCGCTGGTGCGCAACATGCTGGGCGACAATGCATTGCGCTCGCGCAGCTTTTTGCACGCCCATGGCACCAGCACGCCCAAAAACCGCATCACCGAATCCCACGTATTCGATGAGATTGCCCGTGCCAATGGCATTAATGATTGGCCGGTAGTCGCGATTAAGGCCTTTATCGGCCATTCCCAGGGTAGCGCGGCGGGCGACCAATTGGTCAGCGCGCTAGGCAGCTTTGCCCATCAATTATTGCCGGGCATTCCGACATTGGACGCCGTGGCCGACGATGTTTACGCCGACCGTCTACGGTTTTCGTCAATTGCGCAGCCGTTTAACGTCGACGCGGCCTTCATCAACGCCAAGGGATTCGGTGGCAACAATGCTACCGGGGTTGTGCTATCACCTGCTGTGACCGAGCGCTTACTGACGCAGCGCCACGGTGTTGAGGCCATCCGGGCTTGGAAAATACGCCGCGAAAGCGTGCGCGAAAACGCCGCCGCGTATCTCAACGACGCTGACCAAGGCCACTACGCGCCCCGCTATCAATTTGGCGAAGCGGTGCTTGAAGGCCCGGAGCTGGATATTCAGGCGGACCGCATCCATATTCCGGGCTACACCCACGCCGTTTCTCTTGAAAGCGATAATCCTTTCGGCCGTCTGGACGACGAGGAACCAACGTGA
- a CDS encoding DMT family transporter, with translation MTFVYLVLAIIAEVVATSALKASMGFTRPLPSLLVVGGYAVAFYLLSLVLRSLPVGLTYAIWAGLGIVLVTLVGVVVFGEKPDAPAVVGIGLIVAGVVMLQVFSKMSVH, from the coding sequence ATGACCTTTGTTTATTTGGTGCTGGCAATCATTGCCGAGGTGGTTGCCACCAGCGCGCTAAAAGCTTCCATGGGGTTTACGCGGCCGTTGCCAAGCCTGCTGGTGGTTGGTGGGTATGCAGTGGCCTTCTATCTGCTGAGCCTAGTACTGCGTAGCCTGCCCGTGGGGCTCACCTATGCTATTTGGGCGGGGCTGGGCATCGTACTGGTCACGCTGGTGGGCGTGGTGGTTTTCGGTGAAAAACCGGATGCGCCGGCTGTGGTAGGGATTGGCTTGATTGTAGCCGGCGTTGTCATGCTGCAAGTATTTTCGAAAATGAGCGTGCACTGA
- a CDS encoding MATE family efflux transporter, whose product MRIWQLAWPIIISNITVPLLGLVDTAVVGHLPDSRYLAAVTLGATLFSFLYWGFGFLRMGTTGLVAQAVGRESDSDVRNLLGQSLIMAVVIGSLLIIFASPIISLGLWLLDGSEAATLLARSYAEIRLWSAPAVLANYTILGWFLGQQNARVTLMILVLTNSVNIVLDVWFVMGLGLTSDGVAWASVIADYCALGFGGYLVLRQLGTLKGHFLRSRLWVLSAYKALFNVNANLFIRTLGLLFAMAFFTAQGARQGDTALAANAVLLQFIMLTSYALDGFAHAAESLVGRAYGRHDWQAFAATVRAAARFSWWTAASAALLFALGGNVLIALLTGLEEVRATAATYLPWMVAMPLIAVWSYLLDGVFIGTTSITAMRNSIFIGLAVYLPTWWLTQGLGNHGLWLAFTAFTCVRSAVLIGYYRHYRHTRWR is encoded by the coding sequence GTGCGTATATGGCAGCTCGCCTGGCCCATCATCATCTCCAACATCACTGTTCCGCTACTTGGACTGGTGGATACAGCCGTGGTGGGTCATCTACCTGACTCCCGCTATCTAGCCGCCGTGACTCTCGGTGCAACGCTGTTTAGCTTCCTTTATTGGGGGTTCGGTTTTCTACGCATGGGCACCACCGGTTTAGTCGCCCAGGCAGTAGGCCGAGAAAGCGACAGCGACGTGCGCAATCTACTCGGCCAATCGCTAATCATGGCTGTCGTTATCGGCAGTCTGTTAATTATCTTCGCATCACCCATTATCTCCCTCGGGCTATGGCTACTCGACGGCAGCGAGGCCGCCACCTTGCTGGCGAGGAGCTACGCCGAAATACGTCTTTGGTCAGCCCCCGCCGTTTTGGCCAATTACACTATTTTGGGCTGGTTCCTCGGCCAACAAAACGCCCGCGTCACGTTGATGATTCTGGTACTGACCAATAGCGTCAATATCGTACTGGATGTCTGGTTCGTAATGGGCCTGGGCCTGACGAGCGATGGAGTGGCGTGGGCCAGTGTGATTGCCGACTATTGCGCCCTGGGGTTTGGTGGCTATCTTGTATTGCGCCAGTTAGGCACGCTTAAGGGCCATTTCCTGCGTAGCCGGCTGTGGGTACTTTCCGCCTATAAGGCGTTATTTAACGTTAACGCTAACCTGTTTATTCGCACGCTCGGGCTGCTATTTGCCATGGCGTTTTTTACCGCACAGGGCGCACGCCAGGGTGATACAGCGCTCGCGGCCAACGCCGTACTACTGCAATTTATCATGCTGACCAGCTATGCCCTGGACGGTTTTGCCCATGCCGCGGAGTCCTTGGTGGGGCGTGCCTATGGGCGTCACGACTGGCAAGCGTTCGCTGCCACGGTGCGAGCGGCAGCACGCTTTTCATGGTGGACCGCCGCTAGCGCTGCATTATTGTTTGCACTGGGTGGCAATGTGCTAATTGCGCTACTCACTGGCCTTGAAGAGGTGCGAGCCACCGCGGCGACTTACTTACCCTGGATGGTGGCAATGCCGCTAATTGCCGTATGGAGCTATTTGCTGGACGGCGTGTTTATCGGTACGACATCCATTACCGCCATGCGAAACAGCATCTTTATTGGCCTGGCGGTTTATTTGCCCACCTGGTGGCTAACTCAGGGGCTTGGCAACCACGGCTTGTGGCTCGCCTTTACAGCATTTACCTGCGTCCGTTCAGCAGTTTTAATAGGTTATTATCGTCACTATCGCCATACCCGCTGGCGTTAA
- a CDS encoding LysE family translocator encodes MNSEWVILGPAALYMMSMTLTPGPNNVMLTASGANFGFKRTMPHMWGILGGCFLLFAGIALGLGVLFERYPAVQTALRWIGSAYLLYLAWKIASAPPPDLHGTAQGKPLTFWQAAMFQFANPKAWVMGLALMAGFLPESGQPVINALVLASFAEMVALPCIALWAAFGTAIGQWIKSDGAWRAFNITMGLLTAACVVLILG; translated from the coding sequence ATGAACAGCGAATGGGTAATCCTCGGTCCGGCTGCGCTCTATATGATGTCGATGACGCTTACCCCTGGGCCGAATAACGTTATGCTCACCGCCTCGGGTGCTAACTTTGGCTTCAAGCGCACCATGCCGCATATGTGGGGGATTTTAGGCGGCTGCTTTTTGCTGTTTGCGGGCATAGCTTTAGGCTTGGGCGTGCTGTTTGAGCGCTACCCGGCAGTTCAAACAGCCCTACGTTGGATCGGCAGCGCCTATCTGCTCTACTTGGCATGGAAAATTGCCAGCGCCCCGCCGCCGGATCTTCACGGCACAGCACAGGGCAAACCATTAACATTCTGGCAAGCGGCCATGTTTCAGTTCGCCAACCCCAAAGCGTGGGTGATGGGGCTGGCGCTAATGGCCGGCTTTTTACCTGAAAGCGGTCAACCGGTGATTAACGCGCTGGTGCTGGCGAGCTTTGCCGAAATGGTGGCACTGCCTTGTATAGCCCTATGGGCCGCCTTTGGCACCGCAATAGGTCAATGGATTAAAAGCGATGGCGCTTGGCGCGCGTTTAATATCACGATGGGGCTTCTCACGGCAGCCTGTGTGGTGCTTATTCTCGGCTAG
- a CDS encoding acyl-CoA thioesterase, which produces MSDTSITALPGQHELSMTVLMTPDMANFSGKVHGGAILKKLDEVAYACASRYSGHYVVTLSVDQVLFKQPIHVGELVTFLASVNHVGRSSMEIGIKVVAEDIRDKLIRHTNSCYLTMVAVDAEGNPASVPPLSLATPLQQLRFEKAALRKKMRKQAEHEELLTQQQHQSQTPP; this is translated from the coding sequence ATGTCGGATACCTCTATAACCGCGCTGCCCGGTCAGCACGAACTGTCCATGACCGTCTTAATGACGCCTGACATGGCAAATTTCAGTGGAAAAGTCCACGGCGGTGCGATTCTTAAAAAACTCGACGAGGTCGCCTACGCCTGCGCCAGTCGCTATTCTGGCCATTACGTAGTGACACTGTCGGTCGACCAAGTGCTCTTCAAACAGCCCATTCACGTTGGCGAACTGGTAACTTTTTTGGCCAGCGTCAATCACGTGGGCCGTTCGTCGATGGAAATTGGCATCAAGGTTGTCGCTGAAGATATCCGCGATAAACTGATTCGCCACACCAATAGCTGCTACCTCACCATGGTCGCTGTGGATGCCGAAGGAAACCCCGCCAGCGTTCCGCCGCTTTCCTTGGCAACGCCATTGCAACAGCTACGCTTTGAGAAAGCCGCCTTACGCAAAAAAATGCGTAAGCAAGCCGAGCATGAAGAGCTGTTGACCCAACAGCAGCATCAATCACAAACACCGCCTTGA
- a CDS encoding YfhL family 4Fe-4S dicluster ferredoxin, with translation MALMITDECINCDVCEPECPNDAISPGEEIYVIDPNLCTECVGHFDEPQCQQVCPVDCIPLDPERPETHDQLMKKYRIITAA, from the coding sequence ATGGCCTTAATGATTACCGACGAGTGCATTAACTGTGACGTCTGCGAACCCGAATGCCCCAACGACGCCATCTCGCCGGGCGAAGAAATTTATGTGATCGACCCAAACCTATGCACCGAATGTGTCGGCCACTTTGACGAACCCCAATGCCAACAGGTTTGCCCAGTCGACTGCATTCCGCTCGACCCAGAACGGCCTGAAACGCACGACCAATTGATGAAGAAGTACCGTATCATCACAGCCGCATAG
- the trmB gene encoding tRNA (guanine(46)-N(7))-methyltransferase TrmB, which translates to MQQPSRPVISNQPGPHHDLARRVSRGLTHPLRKPIAAHTQQAFELAAEWRETQSGPLILDAGCGVGLSTRRLAEQFSDHMVIGIDRSESRLTRVHGELPANAKLVRADLVDFWRLAHQAGWAPERHYLLYPNPYPKASHLKMRWHGHPVFPTLLAIGGLLEVRSNWQLYVEEFALAVSQVTGRQAEVGAWAPDGDYLTPFEAKYHQSGQALWRLRVALEPT; encoded by the coding sequence ATGCAGCAGCCTTCGCGTCCGGTGATATCTAACCAGCCGGGGCCCCACCATGATTTAGCGCGCCGGGTCAGCCGTGGGCTAACGCACCCGTTGCGCAAGCCTATTGCAGCGCATACCCAGCAGGCGTTTGAGTTGGCGGCTGAATGGCGAGAAACTCAATCGGGCCCTCTGATATTGGATGCGGGCTGCGGTGTGGGGCTATCGACCCGTCGGCTGGCCGAGCAGTTTTCTGATCATATGGTGATCGGAATCGACCGCAGTGAGAGTCGGCTAACGCGGGTTCATGGAGAGCTGCCAGCCAATGCAAAATTGGTGCGTGCCGATCTTGTCGATTTTTGGCGGCTAGCGCATCAAGCTGGCTGGGCGCCCGAACGCCATTATTTACTTTATCCTAATCCTTACCCTAAGGCGTCTCACTTGAAAATGCGCTGGCATGGGCATCCGGTATTCCCCACACTGTTGGCGATTGGCGGCTTGCTCGAGGTTCGCTCTAACTGGCAGCTTTACGTTGAAGAGTTCGCCCTGGCGGTTTCTCAGGTAACTGGCCGGCAGGCTGAGGTGGGCGCATGGGCCCCTGACGGCGATTATTTAACGCCCTTCGAGGCCAAGTACCATCAAAGCGGCCAAGCATTATGGCGTTTACGCGTTGCTTTGGAGCCTACATGA
- a CDS encoding short-chain fatty acid transporter — translation MLKMISKPAVKMVERYLPDPYIFVLLLTLIAAAAAIAIERQTPLAVLRFWGDGFWGLLTFSMQMLLVLVTGFMLASSPPVKRLLQRLASTAKSPGGAIILVTLVSLTASWINWGFGLVVGALFAKELARLVRVDYRLLVASAYSGFVVWHGGLAGSIPLTIATEGHFAADDIGVIGTGSTVFAFFNLAIVACLFISTPLVNRLMMPDEKDSVYVDTKLLDDEPEAKGRITRPAEKLENSTSLAWLVGIPGLLFLADHFLLRGGSLNLNIVNFLFLFLAIVLHRTPRNLLTSLQEAIKGGAGIVIQFPFYAGIMAIMVESGLAQSMSEWLISFATETSLPFWSFISAGIVNLFVPSGGGQWAVQAPVMLPAAEALGADISRVAMAVAWGDAWTNLLQPFWALPVLAIAGLKAKDIMGFCLIQLFITGVIISVGLVWF, via the coding sequence ATGCTGAAAATGATATCCAAACCGGCAGTGAAGATGGTCGAACGCTATCTTCCCGACCCGTATATTTTTGTACTGTTGCTTACCCTCATTGCGGCTGCCGCAGCGATTGCCATCGAGCGCCAAACACCGCTGGCAGTGCTGCGCTTTTGGGGCGACGGTTTTTGGGGATTACTCACCTTCTCCATGCAGATGCTGTTGGTACTGGTGACCGGCTTTATGCTGGCCAGCTCGCCACCGGTCAAACGTCTGTTGCAACGGCTCGCCAGTACCGCAAAAAGCCCCGGCGGCGCGATCATACTGGTGACCCTGGTGTCGCTAACGGCGAGCTGGATCAACTGGGGCTTCGGCCTGGTGGTCGGCGCACTATTTGCCAAGGAGCTGGCGCGCTTAGTGCGGGTCGATTACCGCCTGCTGGTCGCCAGTGCCTACTCCGGCTTTGTCGTCTGGCACGGGGGGCTTGCGGGCTCGATTCCGCTTACCATTGCTACCGAAGGCCACTTTGCTGCCGATGATATAGGCGTTATCGGTACCGGTTCGACGGTATTTGCGTTTTTTAACCTAGCGATCGTCGCGTGCTTGTTTATCTCCACTCCGCTGGTTAACCGGCTAATGATGCCGGACGAAAAAGACAGCGTTTATGTCGACACCAAGCTGCTGGACGATGAGCCAGAGGCCAAAGGCCGCATTACCCGCCCCGCTGAGAAACTAGAAAACAGCACCTCGCTGGCATGGCTGGTGGGCATTCCAGGGCTGCTATTTCTGGCTGATCATTTCCTGCTGCGTGGCGGCAGCTTGAACCTGAACATCGTTAACTTCTTGTTCCTATTCCTCGCCATTGTGCTTCACCGCACCCCGCGAAATCTGCTCACTAGCTTGCAAGAAGCCATCAAAGGTGGCGCTGGCATCGTTATCCAGTTCCCATTTTATGCCGGCATTATGGCGATCATGGTCGAGTCGGGCCTAGCGCAGAGCATGTCAGAGTGGCTGATATCGTTTGCTACCGAGACGTCGCTGCCTTTCTGGTCGTTCATCAGCGCCGGGATCGTCAACCTGTTTGTGCCTTCAGGTGGTGGCCAGTGGGCCGTTCAAGCGCCGGTCATGCTACCCGCGGCGGAAGCACTGGGGGCGGATATTTCACGCGTTGCCATGGCCGTTGCCTGGGGCGATGCCTGGACCAATCTGCTACAGCCGTTCTGGGCACTGCCCGTACTGGCCATTGCTGGCTTAAAAGCCAAGGACATTATGGGCTTTTGTTTGATTCAGCTGTTTATTACCGGCGTCATCATTTCGGTTGGCTTAGTGTGGTTTTAA
- a CDS encoding diacylglycerol kinase: MKPGHTGLTHLAHSTRYSLKGLKAAFHNEAAFRQEVAITAILLPLAWWIGDGPVSWLLLVGSCFIVLIVELLNSAIENVVDRIGTEHHELSGRAKDIGSAAVMLSLMLAGLTWGLLGWQKFIG; this comes from the coding sequence ATGAAACCAGGGCATACCGGCTTGACGCATTTGGCGCACTCCACGCGCTATTCTTTGAAAGGATTGAAAGCGGCGTTTCACAACGAAGCCGCATTTCGTCAAGAGGTTGCTATTACCGCCATTTTGCTACCGCTAGCCTGGTGGATTGGCGATGGGCCAGTGAGTTGGCTGCTGTTGGTTGGCAGTTGCTTTATCGTATTGATCGTTGAGTTGCTCAACAGTGCGATTGAAAACGTCGTGGATCGCATTGGTACTGAGCACCACGAACTCTCTGGACGGGCTAAAGATATTGGTTCAGCCGCAGTGATGCTGTCATTGATGCTCGCGGGGCTCACCTGGGGGCTGCTAGGCTGGCAAAAATTCATCGGCTAG
- the dacB gene encoding D-alanyl-D-alanine carboxypeptidase/D-alanyl-D-alanine endopeptidase — MFRIGWRRCIGRHWAWRSAVGIVSVLVSCPLWADFTRVGQLQSKGFAVSAEARLLNDDANTAPLASIEPTRQLSPASVSKAYLAAAALQRFGPQHRFTSRLVSAGRLDDGVLRGDLVFEGGGDPGLTTEDMWRLVQRLQQAGVREVEGALVVNQWRFGPVECITTDRCDALSRVANAYSAPLSSAGVNFGSWCANVAPALVPDTPARISLCDGQLLQMTIENRVVTKPDNSGTEINAERITTENGDVLRLSGQISTNAQARDVYRGAGDAAEATAEVLMGMLRQAGINVRDTWRLTSERPPSNAQRLAEVDSKPLQELLLRIMNYSNNYMADVLTLNLIEPPQAQLRQAGGALERYAQSLPGHGPVTLHSGSGLTTENRTSAHGINVMLAEMYHESPLFPSFIATFQSPANGVMRFIRRGSDTFQHNVMLKTGTLNQPFAVRAAAGYFRTAQGRWGVFSVLVNGNASTPYLNWSQVLDPLSKDLDAMILAN, encoded by the coding sequence ATGTTCCGCATTGGCTGGCGGCGTTGTATTGGCAGGCACTGGGCATGGCGGTCGGCCGTGGGGATAGTGAGCGTATTGGTGAGTTGTCCGCTATGGGCCGACTTTACCCGCGTGGGGCAACTGCAGAGCAAAGGCTTTGCCGTTAGCGCCGAGGCACGCTTGCTCAATGATGACGCTAACACAGCACCGCTGGCGAGTATTGAGCCGACGAGACAGCTCTCTCCCGCATCGGTTAGCAAGGCGTACTTGGCCGCCGCTGCGTTACAGCGCTTTGGGCCCCAACATCGCTTTACCAGTCGACTGGTAAGTGCTGGGCGTCTTGACGATGGCGTTCTGCGCGGTGATTTAGTGTTTGAGGGAGGCGGCGACCCGGGGCTGACCACCGAAGACATGTGGCGCTTGGTGCAGCGGTTGCAGCAGGCGGGTGTTCGTGAGGTTGAGGGTGCATTAGTGGTTAACCAGTGGCGCTTTGGCCCTGTGGAGTGTATTACCACTGACCGCTGCGATGCGTTATCGCGTGTAGCAAATGCTTACAGCGCTCCACTATCGTCGGCAGGTGTTAATTTCGGTAGCTGGTGTGCCAACGTGGCTCCCGCCTTGGTGCCCGATACGCCGGCGCGTATATCGCTATGTGACGGCCAGTTATTGCAGATGACGATTGAAAACCGGGTAGTGACTAAGCCCGATAACAGCGGCACTGAGATCAACGCCGAACGGATTACCACCGAAAACGGGGATGTGCTGCGCTTGAGTGGTCAAATATCAACCAATGCTCAGGCGCGGGATGTCTATCGTGGCGCGGGCGACGCGGCTGAGGCCACCGCTGAGGTGCTGATGGGAATGCTCCGTCAGGCAGGCATTAACGTTCGCGATACGTGGCGACTGACATCAGAGCGACCGCCCAGTAATGCCCAGCGGCTTGCCGAAGTAGATAGCAAGCCCCTGCAAGAGTTGCTGTTGCGCATCATGAATTACTCAAATAACTATATGGCCGATGTGTTGACCCTCAATCTGATAGAACCCCCTCAGGCACAGCTTCGCCAAGCAGGAGGAGCGCTTGAACGTTATGCTCAGAGCCTGCCAGGGCACGGCCCTGTGACCTTGCACAGTGGCAGCGGCTTGACCACTGAGAATCGCACGTCGGCGCATGGCATTAATGTGATGCTGGCCGAGATGTACCATGAAAGCCCGCTCTTCCCGAGCTTTATTGCGACCTTTCAATCCCCCGCTAACGGCGTGATGCGTTTTATCAGAAGAGGCTCCGATACCTTTCAACACAACGTCATGTTAAAAACCGGTACGTTAAACCAGCCGTTTGCTGTGCGCGCTGCCGCCGGTTACTTTCGTACCGCGCAGGGGCGCTGGGGGGTATTCAGTGTGCTGGTTAACGGTAATGCCAGCACGCCCTATTTAAACTGGTCACAAGTGCTGGATCCGCTGTCGAAAGATCTTGATGCGATGATACTCGCGAATTGA